The genomic stretch AGCCTGCTGTTGCTGTCTCATCTAAATGAAGGCATTTCCCCAGAGCCTGAAGCGGTTTTTTAAAGGTTTTTGTAATAAATGCCGTCATCGGGAACGCCCCTGCCAGAGCAATGGCGATGGTCCCTGTCGTTTGTATCCCTGTCTCGACATTCTCCATTCCCGGAATCAGCACAATGCCGGTCATCGTTTCAACAGAAACAGCTGCAAGCCCGATAATCGCAACCATACTGACCGCTTTCCCGAAGAGATGAAACAACTGAATCATTCTGTCGGTGTATCGCCATAACCCAAAAGCGATGACAGCAGATAACAGACTCGGGATCAGAAGATTTTTACCTATCATGCCGATGTCAAAGCCTGCGCATAATCCGCCGATTAAGCAACCGATCGGCACTGTGCACAGCCCGATTAATATGCCTTTCGCAAAATACGGATGATCCTCTTTTTCGATGATGCCAAGAGCGACGGGAATCGTGAAGACGATTGCCGGCCCCATCATTGTTCCTAAAAACACCCATGAAAACAGCCCGGCCTGCGGATCTTTCGCCATTTCTCCAGCCAGCGCATATCCTCCCATATCAATCGCCAAAATGGTGTTCGCAAAGGAAGAAGGATCCGCGCCAATCGCTGTGTAAAACGGAGCAACAATGGGAATCAAGATTGCTGCCAGCACGGGCGCCAGCGATACAATTCCGATCATGGACAGCGCCAGCGGCCCCATAGCCTTAAAGCCGTCCGCAAACCGCTCGCCTAGCCCCCATCTGTTTCCCAAACAATAATCCGCTGCTCCCCATAGTAAAAAGGCAGCCAAAATGAATACAACCGCGTCATTCACCGTCATGGTTTTCTCCTTTTTCAAACGTATGATTGGTTTTATCATATCATCTGAAATCACCGAATAGAGTTGATCTTATTCAATATGAGCTAAAAATTCTTTTATATCGGCTTTTTCAACGGCTGTTATAATGCGTCGCGCTTTTTCTTGCGGGACCGTTAATGTCAATTTTTCTATTATGTCTTCTTCAGACAGCTCATTTCCTGGTGCCCCTTTTGGGCAGTCCACACGCGCTTCGCAAATCCGGCCGTCTGATAAATAGGCCCGGACAATCGTGAAACGGCCTTTTGGAACGGCATGAGGAGCCGGCTGAATAGCATTGTCATATACGCGCTGAATTCGCCCCATTGTCGTTTGAACCCCGTTTGGGATCGGCTGGCTGCTGAAATGTTCAACGGTCAGGCCGTGTCCATGCAAAGCAAGAGCAATCACATATTCAACGCTGAAACGGCCTTCCTCTCCAGCTTTTGGAGATCTTTCCGTCAATGCAGCATCTCCGCCTGGCGGAAATATCACTTCAATACGTTCGGTATTGGCAGCAGAAATGGTTTCTTCGGAGATAAGCTGTCGTACCGCATCTGCAGCATGGTGTGCCGCGGAACAAAATGGATAGATTTTAAACCATAGACCCGGCTGCACAATTCTCCACGGTGCCCCCCAATCGTTTAGCAAAGTGTGTTGTGCTTTCTCAACGTCACCGTACAGACTGAAGAAACCAGTTTCTCCATCAAGTGCCGTGCGGGACCCGCCAAATTCTGATTGGGCCAGCTTAACGGCCAGCAAGCCAGCCTGAGCCGCCAAACCGGCGTGCAGCGGTTTCATTTCTGTTCCAAATTGCACCCTCATCCCAGCAGATTGCGTAGCCGCAAAACCAATTGCTTTTTCCAACTCTTCCTGAGTCAGCTCCTCAGCATAACCTACGGCGCAGGCAGCAGCGATGGCACCAAGCGTACCTGTATTATGCCAGCCCTTCTCATAGTGGCGGCTGCCAATTGATTCTCCCAGCCGTGCCATCACTTCAACACCAACAACATAAGCGCCAAGAAGCCGCTCGTCATGTCCGCGAGCGGCAGAAGCAATAAGGGCCGGTACGATGACTGCACTGGGGTGTCCTCTTACATCGGAGTGGACATCATCAAAATCCAATGCATGGGCGATAAATCCATTGAGCATCGCGGATTGTAATGGCGCGGCCTTTTTGCCCTGTCCGATAACAGGAACAAGGGGCCGGCCTCCTTCATCCTCTATCAGACGGAGGAGCTTTTGAATTCCTTTATCTTCTCTTCCTGCGAATGAAGCGGCAGTAAAATCAAGTAATCCCTTTTTTGCTTCGTGAATCGCGTCAACTGAATGCTCAGGTTGTGACGTTCTCACAGCCTCTGCAAGACCTGCTGTCAGCCCTTGTTTGCTCATTTGATGGTCTCCAATACAATAACCGCCAGCTCCGCAAAGTATTGAGAGGCAACCGTAAGGGCTTCTTCATCCAGTGTAAAGGCCGGATGATGCCACTCCTCCGTCCCGTTCGTTCCCATCCAGACAAAAAATCCCGGAATCTTCTCTTGATACAGAGCGAAGTCTTCTCCGCCCGGAGACTGCTCAGCGTGAACGGTTTGATAGCCAAGCCGTGCCGCAGCTTCGGATGCCGCATTCAAAAATGTGCCGTCATTCTGAACGGAAGGCAAATAAGGAAACCACTTGAATTCTGCTTGTGCCCCATAGCCCGCTGCAATTCCTTCAGCCACTCGTCTCATATGCTCGGGAACAGCCTGCCTCGCTTCTTTTTGAAAGGTTCGAACCGTCCCCTCCATTTCAGCTTGGTCTGGAATTACGTTCCACGAGGTGCCCGCCTGTACTCTTGTGATACTGACGACTGCGTTTTGCAGTGAGCTGATATTGCGGCTGACCACAGATTGCAGCCCGCTGATGATTTGTCCGGCTGCAGCGATTGGATCAATACTGTTATTTGGGATGCCGGCGTGCCCGCCTTTCCCTTTGATGACGATCTCAAATCGGTCAACACTTGCCATGAGCGGACCTTCCTTTACACCAATGGTCCCGACAGGCAGATCCGGCTTATTGTGCATGCCGAAAATCGCAGAAACGCCATTAAGTACGCCAGCTTCTAGAACCTTTCTTGCTCCTGCGGCAATTTCTTCGGCCGGCTGAAAGATAAAGCGGACTGTACCTTTCAGCTCGGCCCTTCTTTGATTCAGCAACATCGCTGTGCCAATAATAGAAGCAGTATGAAAATCGTGTCCGCACGCATGCATTGTGCCATCAACCTTAGATGCAAATGGAAGATTCGTCTGTTCTTGGATCGGGAGCGCGTCAATGTCCGCTCGTATTGCTATCACGGGGCCGTCTTCCCGTCCTTTGATTTCTGCAATCACACCAGTCTTCAATTGAGGGACATCAAGTATTTCGATTTGCTCCTCCTCAAGCCAACGGCGGATTTTTTTCGTCGTTTCAACCTCTTGAAATGACAGTTCAGGATGTTCATGAAGATCACGCCGCATATTGATTAAACGGGTATGAAACGCTTTGTCGGCCATTGTTCTTCTCCCCTTCTTATATAAGCTCTGCAGGCTCTCCCACCTGCTTGATAAATCGTTTCGTCCGTTCGTTTTTCGGATGGTCAAACAGTTCCTCTGGCGTTCCCTGCTCGATAATATGGCCGTCTGCCATAAAAATCACTTGATCAGCAACCTCTTTTGCAAACGCCATTTCGTGTGTAACAATGATCATCGTTGTTTGTTTTTCCGCAATGGACTTGATGACCTGAAGCACCCCTGTGACGAGCTCAGGGTCAAGCGCTGACGTTGGTTCATCCAGCAAAATCGCATGCGGATTGACCGCAAGCGCCCGCGCAATGCCGATTCGCTGCTGCTGGCCGCCGGACATTGTGATTGGATAGCTGTCAGCCTTATGCTCCAGACCGACTTGTTTCAGAATCTCCATTCCAATACGTTTCGCTTCGTCGCGTGGTTTATGTTGAGCCACGATTAAAGCTTCTGTAATGTTTTGCAGAGCCGTTTTATTTTTAAACAGATTGTAGTTTTGAAAGACCATGGCCGTTTGCTGGCGAAGCCGATGTGCTTCCTTGCGTGTAAACTTTTCCGCATTCAGTTTGGCTTCTCCGATTTCAATAAGGCCTTGATCCGGACGCTCTAATAGATTTAAGCACCGGAGAAGCGTTGATTTTCCGGAACCGGACGGACCGATGATTGCCACCACTTCTCCGCGTTTCACTTCTAGATCGATTCCGTCGAGCACGACGAGATCTTTAAACGCTTTGCGAATATTTTTTACTGTTATCAACTGATTTCACCTCTAAGTCCGGTATGGCTTGCTCATGGCACGTTCAAACAAGTCCTGCAAAATGCTGTAGATAATGGTAAGAACCCAATAGACGATCGCAACCGCCAAATACGTCTCAAAATATTTGAGGTTTCCTGAAGCGTACATCTTCCCTTGGGCGAACATCTCCATGACCCCTAATGTAAAGGCCAGTGACGTTTCTTTCAGGAGCCCGATAAATGTATTGCCCGTTGCCGGAATCGCATTTCGGATCGCTTGCGGCAAAATAATCCGTCTGTATGCCTGAAATTTTGTCATACCGACAGACAGGCACGCCTCCAGCTGCCCGTCATCAACAGAATTGAGGGCGGCCCGGAAGATTTCTGCCAAATAAGCTGCGTTTTTTAAGCTTAACCCGATGATGGCAGCTGTGAGAGCTGTCATTTTGCTCATCTCTGGAAATAGCTGCGGCAGCCCGTAATAGATTAAGAACAGCTGTACAAGTGTCGGCACGCCTCGGAAAAAGGATATATACAGCTTTGACAGCTGATGAAGCACTGGAATTTTGTTTTTTGTAATGAGTGCGAGAATAAGTCCTCCGATAATGGCAAAAATCATAGCTGCTATTGCCATAAACAAGGTGATCGGAAGGGCCTGAATTAAAGTCGGGAACGCTGATATCATGAATTCCCAATCAATCGTGTTCATTCTGGTGAGTCACCGCCGTTTCTTAATGCTTCTGTTCTACTGTGATATCTTCATTAAAGTATTTTTCAGAGAGTTTTTTCAGTGTTCCGTCTTTACGCAATTCATCTAGGGCCTTATTGACTTTTTTGCGGAGCTTGTCGTGCGCATCGTCCTTGGCAAATGGGAATGCAACCTGTTCGTAAACAATCGGATCTCCTGCAAGCTTTAATGGCAAACCGGTCTTCTTGATTTGCGCGATCAATACAGTTCGGCTGTTGACATAAGCGTCTACACGGCCGTACGCAACATCCTTCAGCGTACCCTCTTGTGTTTCGTACGTTTTGATATTGATTTTTTTATCAGGATCTTTGCTTTCAAGGTTTTTCGCGTGGTTTGAACCGAGAACGGCTGCGACTGTCTTGCCTTTTAAATCGTCTACTGATTTGATGTCTGTATTGTCTTTTTTGACGACAATCTGTGTTCCCGCATAAGCGTATGGTTTCGTAAAGTTATACGTTTCCTTACGTTCGTCTGTCACAGCTACCTGGTTGGAAATGGTGTCAAGCTTGCCTGTTTGAAGCTCTCCCATCAGCCCGCTGAATTCAAGCAGCTTCCAGTCCAGTTTCATGTCAATTTTCTTAGCGACTGCTTCCATCACTTCCACGTCAAAGCCTGTCAGCTTTCCGTTTTCTTTATAAGCAAATGGGTAACTTTGTCCTGTCGCACCGACATGAAGCACATTGTCATCCTCTTTACTGCTGCTGTTTCCATTGCCGCAAGCTGAGAGCACCGCTAATAATGCAGCAACGACCAGCACTGTCCATTTTTTCATCTTCATTTGATTTTCCCGCCTTTTCTATTTTTATAGATCATGTCGCAATTGTTTTTTCATATAGACTGTGATATGCCCTTTTCCAAGGTCTTGTTCACCTGAGCGGACATATCCTTTTCGTTCGTACATCTCAATCAGCCACGGATGCTTATCCGCTGTTCCGAGTGAGACAAACGGAACCTTTAACGTATCGCGAAGGATTGTTTCCTCCAGCCATTGAAGCAGCTTTGTTCCGATTCCTTTTTTACCGGTGTCGGGGTCCACAGCAAACCACCAGATATGCGGAACGCCATACGGTCCCGGCTGTTTTCCCCAAGGCATTCTCAAGGTGATGGTCGCGATGATCCGCCCGTCTTCTTCCATGACGTAGCAAGCATTTTCCCGAATATTTTTCAGCACCAAATCCAAATCCGCATGAGCAGCAGCAAAACGAATGCCGAGCTTTCGAATCGGTTCATAAGCCCGCAATGTCAGCTCGAGAAGCTGTTCGGCATCACGTTCAACTGCAAGGCGGTATCGTGGCTTCATCTAGCGTTCCTCCTTACTTTGCATAGCGGTTTACCGGCTTTTCCAAACCGAAGTGCTCTCGTAATGTTGTGCCTTCATATTCTTTTCTGAACACGCCGCGCTCCTGTAAAATCGGAACCACTTGATCAACAAACACTTCAATTCCTTCTGGAAGAAGCGGAGGCATGATGTTAAACCCGTCACACGCTTTCGTATCCACCCATTCCTGCATCTTGTCGGCGAGCTGCTCCGGCGTGCCGACGAAGATATGGTGGCCTCTGGAGCCTGCAACGTATTTGTAAAGCTCTCGTATCGTCATATTGTCACGTTCAGCCATCTCCTGAACAAGCTTGAAGCGGCTCTTCACCGCATTGGAAGCTTCGGCGTCAAGCTTCGGCAGCGGCCCATCAAGCGGATATGCCGACAAATCAATTCCGCCTAAGTAATTTTGGAGAATTTGCAGACCGACAGATGGGATAATCAGATCTTGGAGCTCCTTGTATTTGGCTTGCGCTGCTTCTTCTGTATCGGCAATGATTGGGAAAATACCCGGCATAATGGCAATTTTTTCTGGATCACGTCCGAATTCCGCAGCCTGTTCTTTAATGGATTGATAAAATTCTT from Bacillus subtilis subsp. subtilis str. 168 encodes the following:
- the yxeN gene encoding putative ABC transporter (permease) (Evidence 3: Putative function from multiple computational evidences; PubMedId: 12193636, 15849754, 16513748, 16850406, 16885442; Product type t : transporter) translates to MNTIDWEFMISAFPTLIQALPITLFMAIAAMIFAIIGGLILALITKNKIPVLHQLSKLYISFFRGVPTLVQLFLIYYGLPQLFPEMSKMTALTAAIIGLSLKNAAYLAEIFRAALNSVDDGQLEACLSVGMTKFQAYRRIILPQAIRNAIPATGNTFIGLLKETSLAFTLGVMEMFAQGKMYASGNLKYFETYLAVAIVYWVLTIIYSILQDLFERAMSKPYRT
- the yxeO gene encoding putative ABC transporter (ATP-binding protein) (Evidence 3: Putative function from multiple computational evidences; PubMedId: 12193636, 16513748, 16885442, 25875741; Product type t: transporter), producing the protein MITVKNIRKAFKDLVVLDGIDLEVKRGEVVAIIGPSGSGKSTLLRCLNLLERPDQGLIEIGEAKLNAEKFTRKEAHRLRQQTAMVFQNYNLFKNKTALQNITEALIVAQHKPRDEAKRIGMEILKQVGLEHKADSYPITMSGGQQQRIGIARALAVNPHAILLDEPTSALDPELVTGVLQVIKSIAEKQTTMIIVTHEMAFAKEVADQVIFMADGHIIEQGTPEELFDHPKNERTKRFIKQVGEPAELI
- the yxeQ gene encoding putative catabolic enzyme (Evidence 3: Putative function from multiple computational evidences; PubMedId: 12193636, 16513748, 16885442; Product type e: enzyme); the encoded protein is MSKQGLTAGLAEAVRTSQPEHSVDAIHEAKKGLLDFTAASFAGREDKGIQKLLRLIEDEGGRPLVPVIGQGKKAAPLQSAMLNGFIAHALDFDDVHSDVRGHPSAVIVPALIASAARGHDERLLGAYVVGVEVMARLGESIGSRHYEKGWHNTGTLGAIAAACAVGYAEELTQEELEKAIGFAATQSAGMRVQFGTEMKPLHAGLAAQAGLLAVKLAQSEFGGSRTALDGETGFFSLYGDVEKAQHTLLNDWGAPWRIVQPGLWFKIYPFCSAAHHAADAVRQLISEETISAANTERIEVIFPPGGDAALTERSPKAGEEGRFSVEYVIALALHGHGLTVEHFSSQPIPNGVQTTMGRIQRVYDNAIQPAPHAVPKGRFTIVRAYLSDGRICEARVDCPKGAPGNELSEEDIIEKLTLTVPQEKARRIITAVEKADIKEFLAHIE
- the yxeR gene encoding putative ethanolamine permease (Evidence 3: Putative function from multiple computational evidences; PubMedId: 1860825, 10746760, 15849754, 16850406; Product type t: transporter); its protein translation is MTVNDAVVFILAAFLLWGAADYCLGNRWGLGERFADGFKAMGPLALSMIGIVSLAPVLAAILIPIVAPFYTAIGADPSSFANTILAIDMGGYALAGEMAKDPQAGLFSWVFLGTMMGPAIVFTIPVALGIIEKEDHPYFAKGILIGLCTVPIGCLIGGLCAGFDIGMIGKNLLIPSLLSAVIAFGLWRYTDRMIQLFHLFGKAVSMVAIIGLAAVSVETMTGIVLIPGMENVETGIQTTGTIAIALAGAFPMTAFITKTFKKPLQALGKCLHLDETATAGLVTSLAHHIPMLASLKDMTPRGKVINVAFAVSGAFVLGSHLGFVAGMKKEMAAAMIIGKLAGGVTAAAAAAWMTPAQSAKQQKRISASHS
- the sndB gene encoding N-acetyl-sulfur-metabolite deacetylase (Evidence 1a: Function from experimental evidences in the studied strain; PubMedId: 12193636, 16513748, 16885442, 23944997, 28032445; Product type e: enzyme); the encoded protein is MADKAFHTRLINMRRDLHEHPELSFQEVETTKKIRRWLEEEQIEILDVPQLKTGVIAEIKGREDGPVIAIRADIDALPIQEQTNLPFASKVDGTMHACGHDFHTASIIGTAMLLNQRRAELKGTVRFIFQPAEEIAAGARKVLEAGVLNGVSAIFGMHNKPDLPVGTIGVKEGPLMASVDRFEIVIKGKGGHAGIPNNSIDPIAAAGQIISGLQSVVSRNISSLQNAVVSITRVQAGTSWNVIPDQAEMEGTVRTFQKEARQAVPEHMRRVAEGIAAGYGAQAEFKWFPYLPSVQNDGTFLNAASEAAARLGYQTVHAEQSPGGEDFALYQEKIPGFFVWMGTNGTEEWHHPAFTLDEEALTVASQYFAELAVIVLETIK
- the snaB gene encoding sulfur-containing aminoacid acetyltransferase (Evidence 1a: Function from experimental evidences in the studied strain; PubMedId: 12193636, 16513748, 16885442, 23944997, 28032445; Product type e: enzyme), translating into MKPRYRLAVERDAEQLLELTLRAYEPIRKLGIRFAAAHADLDLVLKNIRENACYVMEEDGRIIATITLRMPWGKQPGPYGVPHIWWFAVDPDTGKKGIGTKLLQWLEETILRDTLKVPFVSLGTADKHPWLIEMYERKGYVRSGEQDLGKGHITVYMKKQLRHDL
- the yxeM gene encoding putative ABC transporter (binding lipoprotein) (Evidence 3: Putative function from multiple computational evidences; PubMedId: 12193636, 16513748, 16885442; Product type lp: lipoprotein), with amino-acid sequence MKMKKWTVLVVAALLAVLSACGNGNSSSKEDDNVLHVGATGQSYPFAYKENGKLTGFDVEVMEAVAKKIDMKLDWKLLEFSGLMGELQTGKLDTISNQVAVTDERKETYNFTKPYAYAGTQIVVKKDNTDIKSVDDLKGKTVAAVLGSNHAKNLESKDPDKKINIKTYETQEGTLKDVAYGRVDAYVNSRTVLIAQIKKTGLPLKLAGDPIVYEQVAFPFAKDDAHDKLRKKVNKALDELRKDGTLKKLSEKYFNEDITVEQKH